The following nucleotide sequence is from Osmia lignaria lignaria isolate PbOS001 chromosome 16, iyOsmLign1, whole genome shotgun sequence.
AAAATGATTTGTCGGTGCGCAGAAAGAGTTGCCGGGGTCCATGACACCCCAATATGTATCAGGTCGTATGCAgagagagtcgccggggtccctaataccccaatatgatatcaggatGATATGCAGAGAGAGTCCCGTCACAAAGGGGTCCCTGATACCACACGATGATGTTAAGATTTTTAGATtgtactcgttaaatacttcaacaaaataaaaaagaagacaatAATTTTTGGGCCCCCGAAGTAAAGTTCAACCTATCCTTCTTTATGGGCTATGACCCACGCtccctaattatttattatcctacTCCTCTATATGGACCAAGGCCTCCCTTGGCAGATATTTATTTCTTGATTCTTTCTATGAGCCTGACTGAATCTGACTGAATCATAATGACTGATGAACAATTACGTGAGTAAACGTTTGAATACTATAAACActaatttgttattaaaatgttaatttcagTTATGTTTTTTAGCTCAAGAGGTAACTAAACATAGTTTCCGACAGAAAGTATGGGACTATTTAATGAAGAATGATTTAGTAAACTTTCCTCTTGTTGTATATGACCGGATACCAAATTTCAAAGGTGCTGCTGAGGCAGCATTACGTACAGCAGAATTGGAAGAATTTAAAAAGGcaaaagttataaagataaatcCAGACAAACCACAAGAACCTATTAGATTCTTAGCATTAGAAGCTAACAAAGAAATATTGGTGCCAATTCCTAGATTAAGATCTGGGCTGTTTCTTCATATTACACCAGTTGCTGGAGCTACAAAACATGAACTAAGAAATCTATCCAAAATTCATGGTTTATTGGAAGCTGGTAAACCACTTGGTGTAGACTCTAAAATACATGTATGCACTACTTTCAACTTTCCTCCTTATTTGTCTGTAATTTTCTAGATTCAGACATTactattatttcatttcagGTAGATTTAGTGATACTAGGATCTGTATGTGTTAGCCATGATGGATACAGACTAGGCAAAGGTAAAGGTTTTGCTGATTTGGAATATGCCATAATGACAAGAATGGGTGCAATTACACAAGATACTATAGTTATTACAACAGTGCATGATTGCCAAGTATTTGATAGGCTACCACCTGAATTATTTAAAGAATATGATGTACCTGTTGATATCATTGTTACACCTACTCAGACAATAGTAGTAAATCCAAGATTGAAAAAACCTAACGGCATTATATGGTCTATGCTTAGCGAGAGAAGGGTGAAATCCATGCAGGTGTTGCAGCAACTTAAAGATATGGATGAGAAGTATGCACTAGAATACTCACAGTTGATACTCTATGATTACACATGAATGTGTATTGgattatttactttttttagAGATGGCAAAATAGTAACTTTGAAGGAGGAGGACTCTGATACGGAAACACAAAAACCGTACCGAAATCGGTCGAATCCTTTAAGGAATAATAAACGTTTCAAACCAAGGAAAAATGTCCCTGGTGTTAATGATTTCAATgaagaaggagagaaacaaTGTACAATAAAAGGACGTTCTCCTAAAAAACGTACGCTTGGTAATATCAAATCAGGAACCGACAATAATTTAGTCGCTAATGAAGTTGAAGTACGTCTATTAAAATGACCCAAATACGACTTGAATGAACCATACTTAATTATATGTATTACTATTTCGTAATGTTTTAGGAAAAAGTCGAGAACAATGATAGAAATACTCAGCGTCGAAAAAATTTGAGACTGAGATCTAAATCGCAGGTTGCGTTTTCTCTAAAGTTATCGAATATTTCATCTAGCGCGAGGATACGTGATTTGAAAAATGCTCTGTTAGAGCGTGGCGTTAAACCAAATGAAATAACCTGGCTAGGCTATCGCGGAATTTGTTATCTTCATTTTAACAAGCTCAGAGAGAAGAACAGTTTGCCAGAACAACCGATACAGGTCGATTCGATAATGACAAATTTGCAACAGTTGTGTATTGGCGAGCCTACCGGCAAAGAGGACGATTTCATAATCGTAGAACCTGCTAAACCGATATCCAGGATAGAAGTCACGGATGTGTCTTCGGTTTAAAAAGtatttaaacttttcttttataGTACAATTTGTGTGATTATTCTTATGGAGATAGCTGGGTTCCATAACATAATGATTATTTCCTAGTTTTCAAACTTATACAAGTAATCTACGATGTATCCACCTTAAGTGCAAAATAATCTCATAATTTATAACAACGTACTATATTTCTACAGTTGAAATACTCTTCGGTAAGAATTGCATGCGCGTTAGAATCAGTCGATCGATAAGCTatagtttttaataattcagatACGTCTACTGTGATCACGTAACAAATATTTAacgataaaagaaattaatttaaataactcttgccaaaatataaaaagtaatatgtaaaatgtatatgtatataacattcGATGATATTTATCTAACATTGCAGACTGATAATAGTATAGTCAACCCTTAAGTAATATTCGAAGCGAGTGAAAGTAAAATAGCATCTTCTATTTGCATATTGGATATTCTATTTTTCTGAGAGAATATTTTCACAGAGATTAGATAGAAATAATGTATAACTTTTGTGTCGCTGTACCTTATAGTCATTTGTTGAATCTGAGATTAGATAATTCGTGTGTTACTTTAATAATAGCAATATTTTGTGATATGAACATAGTGAACCAGTCTTAAAAAACAAAGATATTTAatgttgataattttattattaccgcAAGGTaggagaaaaaattaattttctttttgtatcaTTATTTTACCCTTATAGTTTTAAAAATCCGCTGGTCGAATTATTTTCTGTACTTGATGTaaggaaataaattatttaacttttttAACAATAACAAGATGGTGTATTTTCTTTATGTTATCCACTGTTATTGTTTAGTTTCTTCAAATGGAACAAAATGAATCGAAACCTGAAAGTTATTTCCGTAGAAAAATGATGTTTTAATAACTAATGAGATTTCTCGATGAACATTCAGGATTTTGTTTTTGCTACCagcattaaaatgaaaattgaaactaTTCTTACGGAGCAACGAAGGAATTTATATTCTTAGAATCATTAAATGTTTACGGATATAAGGGTTGCTTAACGAGATGCACtggaataattataattgcatCGTTCATTATTATTATGAACGCTCCAAAAAGATCTTGAAAAGTcttaatattacttttattcAGGAATGGAAAATTTATCTAATACTTTGACGATGAATATGGGTCGTTTCACCCTCTGTTGCCTTTCGCGAAACGGCGCCAGTATTATCGATTATTCGGCACTCCTTCGACAAGACACGCTCGTTTAATGTCCAGATCTCTATTTATAATCTTTCCTGGTAAACATCAATTAACAGAAATCCCTTGACGACCTGAGATTTATTAAGGTTTCTTTGATTTCATCTTACCCTCGCAACTTATATCTGCATGAGCGGAAACGGATCCGTGGATTAACGAAGGTACGCGTTATCGAGTTTCCTTGTTCAAACGTTTGCTAAGAAAACATTTGCGATTATAAAGTCGATTAACTACGCAGAAAAGAAATATACCAAGGAACAAGTATTCTGAATCGTTTAATCGTCAGATTACATATTACAAGTTAGTCGCGtctactctttctctctctcttacgattaatttataaaattacatcGTTTTTTTGGTGTTTGCTGATTGATTATCAGAAGTGCAATCGTTGATTAAAGGTATTGTATCTGAGGTATGCAGGTTGTGGCAGAGATACAACGGATCGAGGATATGAATCGAGAAAGGCGCTAACGTGATCGAACAATCTTGTTCGTTAGGAACATTGGTGTAATTAGGTAAAACCCAAAAAAATGATTAGaataagtattaaaaaaaaaggatttagcAACTCCTAAAGTCCCACTTTAATAGGAAAAAATAATTGGACCGAACGTGCAGTGTAATTAAATAGAGAACACTTAATTAAAATAGAGGACCTGTTTCGTCCTAGACAAAAATCCTAATTACACCAATGATTACGAGTACCATCGTAAAGTTAATCGCAGTAGACTAAGATTAAGATTTTCATGTTTCTATATtcttataatttcaataatgtAATCGAAAAAGAAACCATTTACTCTTACTATATCGGCGTTAGGAGTATCGTAACTTTCTAAGAGGGAAGTTAACTAGTACGTACGAACTAACTAAGTGACAAGTAAGCCGTACGACAGTTTGGAATTTCCCTTGGACCGCATGCTTTATCTCCGTTCTTTCCCCATCGAAAAGCTTCCACTTTTGGTCAAACGCTCTCTAAAAGGACGCTCTACTTGGTCAAgtttcttttctatcctttataaaacaatattttttcccCTCAAGATGGGAAAGATATGCTATGAGATCAGACGAGCGTAGTAAAAAGGTCACTGAATAACTAAAGAGATAAACAGTACTTTCGAAAGATAACGTTCCTCAGAGATCAACCCATTAagaaactgaaaaaaaagaaaggaaatatatTCAGTTACCTTCTATTTTATCTCCGTTGAATGCACAAATATCGCATAgcgtttgaaaaattgatagaaCAGGAAAGGATCCACTGTTTGAAGGGCTAGAATGCTTTCTTTTCGTAATGGAAAGTAAACCCTTCGAATATTCGTCGCGCTAAGAGCGACGAACGATGGCAAACAATGATAATTTAATTCCTCTTCGAAGACGCGTGTTTACTTCCGTGGTGGAAAGAAAGATCTAAGAGGATTTTTACGAGGTGGAAGGCTCCGGACTCGCGTCGATGTAGTCGATATCCGATGAAGTTGCGGTACTCGCGCGTCTTCCTTGCCTCGGAGATGCGTTTATACGCGTCTTCACGCTCGTCGTCGACACGCTCAAGCGATTTCCGGTTCGTTGTGCCGGTTGCTGTTTCGTCCTGCAATTATTAAGTCAAAGGCGAGTCAAAAGTTTATGCAAATATGTCGAAGTTTTTGTAGTATTTATAGGAAAAGTCGAAGACGTTATTCCTAATAGATATCTTTGTTTCATCGTTCGAATGATCGCCTAAAAGCATCGTTCGTTTATTCAACAGTTTCTTATAGACTAGAGATTTGCCGATTGATCAAAAATTTACGATTCCGTCTCGAGAATCCGTCGCGAAGTAATCTTTTCGGATGAAAGGTGAAGCTTCAAGAGGTCTATACAAACTTCTACCCTTCTTTTTATTCCGCCATTGATTTTTTCATTAAACGTCACTGGGGATTCACTGCTGAATCAGTCCCAGATACCATTGTTACGTTTCATTTATTACTTCAAGGGAATTTATCGAATTCTGTTATCGAGGAAAAAGGTAGGATG
It contains:
- the lost gene encoding methenyltetrahydrofolate synthase domain-containing protein lost, giving the protein MTDEQLPQEVTKHSFRQKVWDYLMKNDLVNFPLVVYDRIPNFKGAAEAALRTAELEEFKKAKVIKINPDKPQEPIRFLALEANKEILVPIPRLRSGLFLHITPVAGATKHELRNLSKIHGLLEAGKPLGVDSKIHVDLVILGSVCVSHDGYRLGKGKGFADLEYAIMTRMGAITQDTIVITTVHDCQVFDRLPPELFKEYDVPVDIIVTPTQTIVVNPRLKKPNGIIWSMLSERRVKSMQVLQQLKDMDEKDGKIVTLKEEDSDTETQKPYRNRSNPLRNNKRFKPRKNVPGVNDFNEEGEKQCTIKGRSPKKRTLGNIKSGTDNNLVANEVEEKVENNDRNTQRRKNLRLRSKSQVAFSLKLSNISSSARIRDLKNALLERGVKPNEITWLGYRGICYLHFNKLREKNSLPEQPIQVDSIMTNLQQLCIGEPTGKEDDFIIVEPAKPISRIEVTDVSSV